The following are encoded together in the Erwinia sp. E602 genome:
- the glsB gene encoding glutaminase B, with amino-acid sequence MASALDNALLQEILQQVRPLIGQGKVADYIPALAQVPADRLGIAVCLLDGTVYQAGDALERFSIQSISKVLSLTLALSRYSDREIAQRVGKEPSGQPFNSLVQLELEQGIPRNPFINAGALVVCDMLETRLTAPRQRMLELVRGLTGQADVSYDRIVARSEFDHSARNAAIAWLMKAFGNFANDVPTVLQTYFHYCAMTLSCVELARCFLYLANGGLGPQGEALLTPKQTRQVNALMVTSGMYDGAGEFAWRVGMPGKSGVGGGIIAVVPGEMTIAVWSPELDSAGNSLAGTAALELLADRIGRSIF; translated from the coding sequence ATGGCAAGTGCACTGGATAACGCGCTGTTGCAGGAGATCCTGCAGCAGGTCAGGCCGCTGATCGGGCAGGGCAAGGTCGCCGACTATATACCTGCGCTGGCGCAGGTGCCCGCCGACCGGCTGGGCATCGCGGTTTGCCTGCTGGATGGCACGGTGTACCAGGCTGGCGACGCGCTGGAGCGGTTTTCGATCCAGTCGATCTCTAAGGTGTTGTCCTTAACCCTGGCGTTAAGCCGCTACAGCGATCGTGAGATTGCGCAGCGGGTGGGCAAAGAGCCCTCCGGCCAGCCGTTTAACTCGCTGGTGCAGCTGGAGCTGGAGCAGGGTATTCCGCGCAACCCGTTCATTAACGCCGGTGCGCTGGTGGTGTGCGATATGCTGGAAACGCGTCTGACCGCGCCGCGCCAGCGCATGCTGGAGCTGGTGCGTGGCCTGACCGGGCAGGCTGACGTCAGTTACGACCGCATCGTGGCGCGATCGGAGTTTGACCACTCGGCGCGTAACGCGGCGATCGCCTGGCTGATGAAGGCGTTTGGCAACTTTGCCAACGACGTGCCGACGGTGCTGCAAACCTATTTCCACTACTGCGCGATGACGCTGAGCTGCGTCGAGCTGGCGCGCTGCTTTCTCTATCTGGCCAATGGCGGGCTGGGCCCGCAGGGCGAGGCGCTGCTGACGCCGAAGCAGACCCGCCAGGTCAACGCGCTAATGGTCACCAGCGGCATGTACGACGGTGCAGGTGAATTTGCCTGGCGCGTTGGCATGCCCGGTAAATCCGGCGTCGGCGGCGGCATCATTGCCGTGGTGCCCGGCGAGATGACCATTGCCGTCTGGTCGCCGGAGCTGGACAGCGCCGGAAACTCGCTGGCCGGCACCGCCGCGCTGGAGCTGCTGGCCGACCGCATCGGCCGCTCGATCTTTTGA
- a CDS encoding helix-turn-helix transcriptional regulator, whose product MSEAILPVSGTEKNRQLLATFLRSRRESLDPQRLGLPRQRSRRTPGLRREEVAQLADVGVTWYTWLEQGREIKASPKTLAAIAAALQCNEAETQHLFRLAGHESPARELAKSCEVVSAHGQILLDSLHPLPAIIQSKRFDIMGYNQAWCRLMNVDLESIAPEDRNCILLAFTHPDWRAAVVDQEQLMPHMVALFRTQMGEHHDDPRWQELLDRLLRESAEFRLMWQRYEIRAIDNHIKQFRHPQAGVLTLRQNNWWSAPRNGDRLLVYIPNDEQSAAALQQITA is encoded by the coding sequence ATGAGCGAAGCGATCCTGCCGGTCAGCGGCACTGAAAAAAACCGACAGCTGCTGGCGACCTTCCTGCGCAGCCGCCGCGAAAGCCTCGACCCGCAGCGGCTGGGGCTGCCGCGCCAGCGCAGCCGACGCACGCCGGGCCTGCGGCGGGAAGAGGTGGCGCAGCTGGCCGACGTGGGCGTCACCTGGTACACCTGGCTGGAGCAGGGCCGCGAGATTAAAGCCTCACCGAAAACGTTGGCGGCGATCGCTGCGGCGTTACAGTGTAACGAGGCCGAGACCCAGCACCTGTTCCGGCTGGCCGGGCATGAGTCACCGGCGAGGGAGCTGGCAAAAAGCTGTGAAGTGGTGTCGGCCCACGGCCAGATCCTGCTGGATTCTCTGCACCCGCTGCCGGCGATTATTCAGAGCAAACGTTTTGATATCATGGGCTATAACCAGGCCTGGTGCCGGCTGATGAATGTCGATCTGGAAAGCATCGCCCCGGAGGACCGCAACTGCATCCTGCTGGCCTTTACCCACCCTGACTGGCGGGCGGCGGTGGTTGACCAGGAGCAGCTGATGCCGCATATGGTGGCGCTGTTTCGCACCCAGATGGGCGAACACCATGACGACCCGCGCTGGCAGGAGTTGCTGGATCGCCTGCTGCGCGAGTCGGCAGAGTTTCGCCTGATGTGGCAGCGTTATGAAATTCGCGCGATTGATAACCATATTAAGCAGTTCCGCCACCCGCAGGCGGGCGTACTGACCCTGCGGCAGAATAACTGGTGGTCCGCGCCGCGCAACGGCGATCGTCTGCTGGTTTATATTCCCAATGACGAACAGAGCGCGGCGGCGCTGCAGCAGATTACCGCCTGA
- the rhaD gene encoding rhamnulose-1-phosphate aldolase, which translates to MQQILKSWFVQGMVKATTDMWLKGWDERNGGNVSLRLLDEEVQPFAADFYPEPRTLELSQPAPELADCWFLVTGSGKFFRNVQLDPADCLVLLRVSSDGRAFTIHWGLSNGGVPTSELASHFQSHSVRKVVTNGADRVIMHCHATNFMALSYVVDLNPASFTRLLWEGSTECLVVFPDGVGIVPWMVPGTDGIGTQTAENMKSHTLVMWPFHGIFGAGPTLDETFGLIDTAEKSSEVVVKVLSMGGMKQSITTEELVALGERFGVKPWRAALEATHPHVA; encoded by the coding sequence ATGCAACAGATTCTTAAATCCTGGTTTGTGCAGGGCATGGTGAAAGCGACCACCGATATGTGGCTGAAGGGCTGGGATGAGCGTAACGGTGGTAACGTGTCGCTGCGCCTGCTGGACGAGGAAGTGCAGCCGTTCGCCGCCGATTTTTATCCCGAGCCGCGCACGCTGGAGCTGAGCCAGCCCGCGCCCGAGCTGGCCGACTGCTGGTTCCTTGTGACCGGTTCCGGCAAGTTTTTCCGCAACGTGCAGTTAGATCCGGCCGACTGTCTGGTGCTGCTGCGCGTCAGCAGCGACGGCCGCGCCTTTACCATTCACTGGGGGCTGAGCAACGGCGGCGTGCCGACCTCCGAGCTGGCGTCGCACTTCCAGTCGCACAGCGTGCGCAAGGTGGTGACCAACGGTGCCGATCGGGTGATTATGCACTGCCATGCCACCAACTTTATGGCGCTGAGCTACGTGGTGGATCTGAATCCGGCCAGCTTTACCCGCCTGCTGTGGGAAGGCAGCACCGAGTGTCTGGTGGTGTTCCCGGACGGCGTCGGTATTGTGCCGTGGATGGTGCCGGGCACCGACGGTATCGGTACCCAGACGGCCGAGAATATGAAGTCGCATACGCTGGTGATGTGGCCGTTCCACGGTATTTTTGGCGCGGGGCCGACGCTGGATGAGACCTTTGGCCTGATCGATACCGCTGAGAAGTCGTCGGAGGTGGTGGTGAAGGTGCTGTCGATGGGCGGGATGAAGCAGAGCATCACTACGGAAGAGCTGGTGGCGTTGGGCGAACGTTTTGGCGTGAAACCCTGGCGCGCGGCGCTGGAAGCGACGCATCCGCATGTTGCGTAA
- a CDS encoding ABC transporter substrate-binding protein, producing MTLSRGVSRRNFIQTLGVAGAGLVLAPSLPVWAAGSDEKLTTVKLAWGQTAVCQSPISVALKQGFFKKYGLNVEPVNFSGPTDALLQAIATGKADGGIGMALRWLKPLEQGFDVDLTVGTHGGCMRLLAPKDSGINSVRDLVGKSVAVTDQASPIRNFFAIQLAKLGIDPDTQVNWVQYPADLFGEALRKGEVQALATDDPQGWLIKKRDGLVEVDNNLNGEYSNLTCCVLGLRGSLVRDNPKVAQAISQAIIDAQQWTADHPAESAKIFAPFVPGNVSADDIAAMLSEHTHAHHSSGAQLRKEVAIYVNELKTIKVIREDTDAQKFAEHYVPDLLGGQGEHAHHSA from the coding sequence ATGACTCTTTCTCGCGGTGTTTCGCGTCGTAACTTTATTCAGACTCTGGGTGTGGCAGGGGCAGGACTGGTGCTGGCACCCTCGCTACCGGTATGGGCGGCGGGCAGTGACGAGAAGCTGACCACGGTGAAGCTGGCATGGGGCCAGACGGCGGTGTGTCAGTCGCCGATCTCGGTGGCGCTGAAGCAGGGTTTCTTTAAGAAGTACGGGCTGAACGTCGAGCCGGTGAACTTCAGCGGCCCGACCGACGCCCTGCTGCAGGCGATCGCCACCGGCAAGGCGGACGGCGGTATCGGCATGGCATTACGCTGGCTGAAGCCGCTGGAGCAGGGCTTTGACGTTGATCTTACCGTTGGTACCCACGGCGGCTGTATGCGCCTGCTGGCACCGAAAGACAGCGGCATCAACAGCGTGCGCGATCTGGTGGGCAAAAGCGTGGCGGTGACCGACCAGGCAAGCCCGATCCGTAACTTCTTTGCCATCCAGCTGGCGAAACTGGGTATCGACCCGGATACCCAGGTGAACTGGGTACAGTACCCGGCCGACCTGTTCGGCGAGGCGCTGCGCAAGGGGGAAGTACAGGCGCTGGCCACCGACGATCCGCAGGGCTGGCTGATTAAGAAACGCGACGGGCTGGTGGAGGTGGATAACAACCTCAACGGCGAGTACAGCAACCTGACCTGCTGCGTGCTGGGCCTGCGCGGTTCGCTGGTGCGCGATAACCCGAAGGTCGCGCAGGCGATCAGCCAGGCGATTATCGACGCCCAGCAGTGGACGGCCGATCACCCGGCGGAATCGGCGAAGATCTTCGCCCCGTTTGTGCCGGGCAACGTGTCAGCGGATGACATCGCCGCGATGCTCAGCGAGCACACCCACGCCCACCACTCCAGCGGCGCGCAGCTGCGCAAAGAGGTGGCGATCTACGTCAATGAGCTGAAAACCATTAAGGTGATCCGCGAAGACACCGACGCGCAGAAGTTTGCCGAGCACTACGTGCCGGACCTGCTTGGCGGCCAGGGCGAACACGCCCACCACAGCGCATAA
- a CDS encoding sugar transporter gives MPSSTVSRKVAWLRVVMLAIAAFIFNTTEFVPVGLLSDIGASFAMPTAQVGLMLTIYAWIVALMSLPMMLLTRNVERRLLLIIIFVLFIASHVLSSMAWDFTTLVVSRIGIAFSHAIFWSITASLAIRVAPPGKKTQALSMLATGTALAMVLGLPIGRMIGQLLGWRITFAAIGVVALITLVLLVKLLPRLPSEHTGSLKSVPMLFRRPALVALYILIAVTVTAHYTAYSYIEPFMQNVAAISGGFTTFLLLIFGAAGIVGSILFSLYGNKYPATFLSGAIALITGSMFLLWLAASSTLSISLLCIIWGMAMMIIGLAVQVRVLALAPDATDVAMSLLSGIYNIGIGGGALLGNQVSLHLNMASIGYVGGAIGLCSLLWCAISLKRYPQLRING, from the coding sequence ATGCCATCATCAACTGTTTCCCGGAAAGTCGCCTGGCTGCGCGTGGTCATGCTCGCTATTGCTGCGTTTATATTTAACACCACCGAATTTGTGCCGGTCGGCCTGCTCTCGGATATCGGCGCCAGCTTCGCCATGCCCACCGCCCAGGTCGGCCTGATGCTCACCATCTACGCCTGGATCGTCGCGCTAATGTCGCTGCCGATGATGCTGCTGACGCGTAACGTTGAGCGCCGCCTGCTGTTAATCATCATCTTCGTGCTGTTTATCGCCAGCCACGTACTGTCGTCAATGGCCTGGGACTTCACCACGCTGGTTGTCTCGCGCATCGGCATCGCCTTTTCCCACGCCATCTTCTGGTCGATCACCGCCTCGCTGGCGATCCGCGTCGCCCCGCCCGGCAAGAAAACCCAGGCGCTGAGCATGCTGGCCACCGGCACCGCGCTGGCGATGGTCCTCGGCCTGCCGATTGGCCGCATGATCGGCCAGCTGCTCGGCTGGCGCATAACCTTTGCAGCGATTGGCGTAGTGGCCCTGATAACCCTGGTACTGCTGGTAAAACTGCTGCCGCGCCTGCCCAGCGAACACACCGGCTCGCTCAAAAGCGTACCGATGCTGTTCCGCCGCCCGGCGCTGGTCGCCCTCTATATTCTGATTGCCGTCACCGTCACCGCACATTATACCGCTTACAGCTATATCGAACCCTTTATGCAAAACGTCGCGGCAATCAGCGGCGGCTTCACCACCTTCCTGCTGTTAATTTTCGGCGCGGCCGGAATCGTCGGCAGCATATTGTTCAGCCTGTACGGCAATAAATATCCCGCTACCTTCCTGTCAGGCGCGATCGCCCTTATTACCGGCAGCATGTTCCTGCTCTGGCTGGCGGCCTCCAGTACCCTCTCCATCTCCCTGCTGTGCATTATCTGGGGCATGGCGATGATGATCATTGGCCTCGCCGTTCAGGTGCGCGTCCTGGCGCTGGCCCCCGACGCCACCGACGTCGCCATGTCGCTGCTCTCCGGCATCTACAACATCGGCATCGGCGGCGGCGCGCTGCTCGGCAACCAGGTCAGCCTGCATCTGAACATGGCCAGCATCGGCTACGTCGGCGGCGCCATCGGCCTCTGCTCCCTGCTCTGGTGCGCCATCAGCCTCAAACGCTACCCCCAACTCCGCATCAACGGATAA
- a CDS encoding PLP-dependent cysteine synthase family protein: MTIHNSIAELVGNTPLLRLNRFIAQFALPAEILAKLEYFNPNHSVKDRIALAMIEEAERSGKLKPGDTIADTTSGNTGIGLAAIAAAKGYPFRVYLHDRLSEERFQILRALGAEVIPYSQVEGFREILENCDGDFVAAARWLAQNVITRQPNVFHAAQLENPANPGAHRLTTGPEIWQQTAGQLDIVIVAVGTGGTISGVGQYLKQQNPAIKIIAVEPGPHSVPAAGREDIRELTGVHAFSGVLPERIPPNLNLSIIDEAIAVESWQATEAARAVAQSDGILIGESAGGVLWAAREVAQRPENHGKRIVTLLADSGLSYLSTDLFNHNLTIGQLQVNALLHNPAIQNAS; encoded by the coding sequence ATGACTATTCATAATTCGATCGCCGAACTGGTGGGCAATACGCCGCTGTTGCGCCTGAACCGCTTTATCGCGCAGTTCGCGCTGCCGGCGGAGATCCTTGCCAAGCTGGAGTATTTCAATCCCAACCACAGCGTTAAGGACCGCATTGCGCTGGCGATGATCGAAGAGGCGGAACGCAGCGGCAAACTGAAACCGGGTGACACCATCGCCGACACCACCAGCGGTAATACCGGCATCGGCCTGGCGGCGATCGCGGCGGCGAAAGGCTATCCGTTCCGGGTTTATCTGCACGACCGGCTGAGCGAGGAGCGCTTTCAGATCCTGCGCGCGCTGGGCGCGGAGGTGATCCCGTACAGCCAGGTCGAGGGCTTCCGCGAGATCCTCGAAAACTGCGACGGTGATTTTGTGGCGGCGGCGCGCTGGCTGGCGCAGAACGTGATTACCCGCCAGCCTAACGTGTTCCACGCCGCGCAGCTGGAGAACCCGGCTAACCCGGGCGCGCACCGGCTGACCACCGGCCCGGAGATCTGGCAGCAGACCGCCGGGCAGCTGGATATCGTCATCGTAGCGGTCGGCACCGGCGGCACCATCTCCGGCGTCGGTCAGTATCTGAAGCAGCAGAACCCGGCGATCAAAATTATCGCCGTCGAACCGGGGCCGCACTCTGTTCCGGCCGCAGGGCGGGAAGATATCCGTGAACTGACCGGCGTCCACGCCTTCAGCGGTGTGCTGCCGGAGCGCATCCCCCCCAACCTGAATCTGTCGATTATTGATGAAGCGATTGCCGTTGAGTCCTGGCAGGCCACCGAGGCCGCCCGCGCCGTGGCGCAGAGCGACGGCATCCTGATCGGTGAATCCGCCGGCGGCGTGCTGTGGGCGGCGCGGGAAGTGGCGCAGCGCCCGGAGAACCACGGCAAACGCATTGTTACCCTGCTGGCCGATAGCGGCCTCAGCTACCTCTCCACCGACCTGTTTAACCACAACCTGACCATTGGTCAGCTGCAGGTCAACGCACTGTTACACAACCCGGCGATCCAGAACGCCTCGTGA
- a CDS encoding ABC transporter ATP-binding protein — protein MAVAEQRENPAGLALNVNQVSHAFHLQGESLAVLDNVSLQVAPGEFVALLGPSGCGKSTLLRLVAGLDQASQGEILEDDRPLTAPHPSRVVVFQDPTLYPWRRVWRNVALGLQTRGALTPAGRERIDTTLEKVGLSQFANAWPHQLSGGMAQRAALARALVNHPRLLILDEPLGKLDSLTRIRMQQELVALWREQRFTTLMVTHDVEEALLMANRVVIFSPRPARIIETITVDLPYPRRRNDPRLVELRARALALLGAELTEEPEYDYS, from the coding sequence ATGGCAGTAGCAGAGCAGAGAGAAAACCCGGCCGGTCTGGCGCTGAACGTTAACCAGGTCAGCCATGCGTTCCATCTGCAGGGCGAAAGCCTGGCGGTGCTGGATAACGTCTCGCTGCAGGTGGCACCGGGGGAGTTTGTCGCGCTGCTTGGCCCCTCCGGCTGCGGTAAATCGACGCTGCTGCGGCTGGTGGCCGGGCTGGATCAAGCCTCGCAAGGCGAGATTCTGGAGGACGATCGGCCGCTGACCGCGCCGCACCCCAGCCGGGTGGTGGTGTTTCAGGACCCGACGCTGTACCCGTGGCGGCGCGTCTGGCGCAACGTGGCGCTTGGCCTGCAGACCCGCGGTGCGCTGACCCCGGCTGGGCGCGAACGCATTGATACCACGCTGGAGAAAGTCGGCCTCAGCCAGTTCGCCAACGCCTGGCCGCATCAGCTCTCCGGCGGCATGGCGCAGCGTGCGGCGCTGGCGCGGGCGCTGGTCAACCATCCGCGCCTGCTGATCCTCGACGAGCCGCTGGGCAAGCTCGACTCGCTGACCCGTATCCGCATGCAGCAGGAGCTGGTGGCGCTGTGGCGCGAGCAGCGTTTTACCACGCTGATGGTCACCCACGACGTGGAAGAGGCGCTGCTGATGGCCAACCGGGTGGTGATCTTCAGCCCGCGCCCGGCGCGCATTATCGAAACGATTACCGTCGACCTGCCTTACCCGCGTCGCCGCAACGATCCGCGGCTGGTGGAACTGCGCGCCCGTGCACTGGCGCTGCTGGGTGCTGAACTCACTGAGGAGCCTGAGTATGACTATTCATAA
- the rhaM gene encoding L-rhamnose mutarotase, which translates to MLRKAFVMQVHADKHQEYQQRHDPIWPELAQVLKDHGAHHYSIFLDAERDLLFAVVEIESEERWAAVAQTEVCQRWWRSMRELMPSNADNSPVSAELKSVFYLE; encoded by the coding sequence ATGTTGCGTAAAGCCTTTGTGATGCAGGTGCATGCTGATAAGCATCAGGAGTATCAGCAGCGGCACGATCCGATCTGGCCGGAGCTGGCGCAGGTGTTGAAGGATCACGGGGCGCATCATTACAGTATTTTTCTGGATGCAGAGCGGGATTTGTTGTTTGCGGTGGTGGAGATTGAGTCAGAAGAGCGTTGGGCAGCGGTGGCGCAGACCGAGGTGTGTCAGCGCTGGTGGCGGTCGATGCGGGAGTTGATGCCGTCGAATGCGGATAACAGTCCGGTGAGTGCGGAGCTGAAGTCGGTGTTTTATCTGGAGTGA
- a CDS encoding Rrf2 family transcriptional regulator: protein MLDNRFPTALQMVLCIAKADGEDKRCTSKMLADGLEANPSFVRKMMVPLTRDGIIVSTLGRSGTIRLGRPADQITLCDIYSAVIEDKPLMACRPEVPARCTVSANACWYFKELAWEAEQASLAVLAKRTVAEALRDILQRGAPKTQDDCVAVTE, encoded by the coding sequence ATGCTTGATAATCGTTTTCCCACCGCCTTACAGATGGTGCTCTGCATCGCTAAAGCGGACGGCGAAGATAAACGCTGTACCAGTAAAATGCTCGCCGATGGCCTTGAGGCTAACCCGAGCTTTGTACGCAAAATGATGGTGCCGCTGACCCGCGACGGTATTATCGTCTCTACGCTCGGCCGCAGCGGCACCATTCGCCTCGGGCGGCCTGCTGACCAGATCACCCTGTGTGATATTTACAGCGCGGTGATCGAAGATAAACCGCTGATGGCCTGCCGGCCGGAAGTGCCGGCGCGCTGCACGGTCAGCGCCAACGCCTGCTGGTACTTCAAAGAGCTGGCATGGGAAGCGGAACAGGCCTCGCTGGCGGTGCTGGCGAAACGAACCGTTGCCGAGGCATTGCGCGATATTCTGCAGCGCGGTGCACCAAAGACGCAGGATGACTGCGTGGCTGTCACCGAATAG
- a CDS encoding helix-turn-helix domain-containing protein gives MSHDDFIQDLLQWIDGHIEGKMDLDTVAARAGYSKWHLQRMFKQHTGYAMGEYIRERRLKKSAERLARGGEPILDVAISFGFDSQQSFNRSFKRQFGQSPGAWRRQVQIAAHA, from the coding sequence ATGAGCCATGATGACTTTATTCAGGATTTACTGCAGTGGATTGACGGCCACATTGAAGGCAAGATGGATTTAGACACCGTGGCTGCCCGCGCCGGTTACTCCAAATGGCACCTGCAGCGCATGTTTAAACAGCATACCGGCTATGCAATGGGTGAATACATTCGCGAACGTCGTCTGAAAAAATCCGCTGAACGCCTCGCCCGGGGCGGTGAGCCGATTCTGGATGTGGCGATCAGCTTTGGTTTTGATTCCCAGCAGTCGTTTAACCGCAGCTTTAAGCGCCAGTTTGGCCAGTCGCCGGGCGCATGGCGCCGTCAGGTACAGATTGCCGCGCACGCCTGA
- a CDS encoding ABC transporter permease yields the protein MSSETLASPLTRRDPPVHLSATLLLAAAAWWGLAALMILWPDKPVGFAAPRFVTETHQVFVVLAAALSLTVLAGRLLALPRLLAPLLRGARWLVALALLFAVWEIVTAKLALLPVPFFAPPRALVEAYATDWYRLGDSVLNSMRLLALGFVFGSLSGFVTGVAIGWSRGLGYWVHPVLRFLGPVPSTALLPLALYFFPSSFSAAVFLIALATWFPVTVLTWSGVASVDQRYYDVARTLGASTLFLVLRVAIPASLPQVFVGLFMGLGASFSVLVAAEMMGVKSGLGWYLQWAQGWAAYANMYGALIVMALLFSSLITLLFAVRDRSLAWQRGTVKW from the coding sequence ATGTCCAGTGAAACCCTTGCCTCCCCGCTGACGCGCCGCGACCCGCCGGTGCACCTGTCGGCCACCCTGCTGCTGGCCGCGGCCGCCTGGTGGGGGCTGGCCGCGCTGATGATCCTCTGGCCGGATAAGCCGGTCGGCTTTGCCGCACCGCGTTTTGTCACCGAGACCCATCAGGTCTTTGTGGTGCTGGCCGCCGCGCTGAGCCTGACGGTGCTGGCCGGGCGGCTGCTGGCGCTGCCGCGCCTGCTGGCACCGCTGCTGCGCGGCGCGCGCTGGCTGGTGGCGCTGGCGCTGCTGTTCGCCGTCTGGGAGATCGTCACTGCCAAGCTGGCGCTGCTGCCGGTGCCGTTTTTTGCGCCACCGCGGGCGCTGGTCGAAGCATACGCTACCGACTGGTACCGGCTGGGCGACAGCGTGCTGAACTCGATGCGGCTGCTGGCGCTGGGGTTTGTGTTTGGCAGCCTGAGCGGCTTTGTGACCGGGGTGGCGATCGGCTGGTCGCGCGGGCTGGGCTACTGGGTGCACCCGGTGCTGCGCTTCCTCGGCCCGGTACCCTCCACCGCGCTGCTGCCGCTGGCGCTCTACTTCTTCCCCTCCAGCTTTTCGGCGGCGGTGTTTCTGATCGCGCTGGCCACCTGGTTCCCGGTGACGGTGCTCACCTGGTCTGGCGTCGCCAGCGTCGATCAGCGCTACTACGACGTGGCGCGCACGCTGGGGGCCAGCACGCTGTTCCTGGTATTGCGCGTGGCGATCCCGGCCTCGTTACCGCAGGTGTTTGTCGGGCTGTTTATGGGGCTGGGGGCGTCGTTTTCCGTGCTGGTGGCGGCGGAGATGATGGGGGTGAAATCCGGGCTGGGGTGGTATCTGCAGTGGGCTCAGGGCTGGGCGGCCTACGCCAATATGTACGGCGCGCTGATCGTGATGGCGCTGCTGTTCTCGTCGCTGATCACCCTGCTGTTTGCGGTCCGCGATCGCTCGCTCGCCTGGCAGCGCGGCACGGTGAAGTGGTAA
- a CDS encoding MFS transporter produces MKSGYDSTTLGRSGLLVLLAGQLLPMIDFSIVNVALDAMSASLHASPIQLELMVALYGIAFAISLAMGGRLGDNLGRRRVFIWGVTLFGLSSLLCGLAPNVTTLLLARALQGVGAALVVPQILATLHVTLHGREHSRALGLYGGIGGLAFIIGQVLGGTLIELNPGGFGWRSVFLINIPFCVAILLLATRTLPETRNDRRVALDRAGTFWLAAATGSLLISLSLGPLLHWSWPCLALLALFPLLLGRLWQVELRLERRGGSPLLPPALLRLPGVRFGLTIGVLFFACWSGFMFVVALTLQSGLGMTPFQSGNAFIALGSAYFIGAMLSTRMVARWGKVATLLAGYAIQMSGLLALMLTLERGWPQIGILALAPATALIGFGQSFIVSCFYRIGLADVPKTHAGAGSAVLSTVQQTAMGLGPMLLGAVFSHVLQPHDDYRQAILITLGVEWGLMLVLVVFALQKRGIRIMQPE; encoded by the coding sequence ATGAAAAGCGGTTATGATTCCACCACTCTCGGCCGCAGCGGACTGCTGGTGCTGTTAGCGGGTCAGCTGTTGCCGATGATCGATTTTTCGATAGTTAACGTAGCGCTGGACGCAATGTCCGCCTCGCTGCACGCCTCGCCGATCCAGCTGGAGCTGATGGTGGCGCTGTACGGTATCGCCTTTGCCATCAGCCTGGCGATGGGCGGCCGGCTGGGCGACAACCTCGGCCGCCGCCGGGTGTTTATCTGGGGGGTAACGCTGTTTGGCCTCTCCTCGCTGCTGTGCGGGCTGGCCCCCAACGTTACCACGCTGCTGCTGGCGCGGGCGCTGCAGGGGGTGGGCGCGGCGCTGGTGGTGCCGCAGATTCTGGCGACGCTGCACGTGACGCTGCACGGCCGCGAACATTCGCGCGCGCTGGGCCTGTACGGCGGCATTGGCGGGCTGGCGTTTATCATCGGTCAGGTGCTGGGCGGCACGCTGATTGAGCTCAATCCCGGTGGCTTCGGCTGGCGCAGCGTGTTCCTGATTAATATCCCGTTCTGCGTGGCGATCCTGCTGCTGGCCACGCGCACCCTGCCGGAGACCCGTAACGATCGCCGGGTGGCGCTGGACCGGGCCGGCACCTTCTGGCTGGCCGCCGCCACCGGCAGCCTGCTGATTTCGCTGTCGCTCGGCCCGCTGCTGCACTGGTCATGGCCATGCCTCGCGCTGCTGGCGCTGTTCCCGCTGCTGCTCGGCCGCCTGTGGCAGGTTGAGTTACGGCTGGAGCGCAGGGGCGGTTCACCGCTGCTGCCGCCCGCCCTGCTGCGCCTGCCCGGCGTGCGTTTCGGCCTGACCATTGGCGTGCTGTTCTTCGCCTGCTGGAGCGGCTTTATGTTTGTGGTGGCGCTGACGCTGCAGTCCGGGCTGGGCATGACGCCGTTCCAGTCCGGTAACGCCTTTATCGCGCTGGGCAGCGCCTACTTTATCGGCGCGATGCTCTCCACCCGCATGGTGGCGCGCTGGGGTAAGGTTGCCACGCTGCTGGCCGGCTATGCCATTCAGATGAGCGGCCTGCTGGCGCTGATGCTGACGCTGGAACGCGGCTGGCCGCAGATCGGCATCCTCGCCCTCGCTCCGGCCACCGCGCTGATTGGCTTCGGTCAGTCGTTTATCGTCAGCTGCTTCTACCGCATCGGCCTCGCCGATGTACCGAAAACCCACGCCGGGGCCGGCAGCGCGGTGCTCTCCACCGTGCAGCAGACCGCGATGGGGCTCGGCCCGATGCTGCTCGGCGCGGTATTCAGCCACGTGCTGCAGCCGCACGACGACTATCGCCAGGCGATCCTCATCACCCTCGGCGTCGAGTGGGGGTTAATGCTGGTACTGGTGGTGTTTGCCCTGCAGAAGCGCGGTATCAGGATAATGCAGCCTGAATAA